ttgaaaaaaaagttcatcgaatttgataAAAAAATACATCAACCTTAAATAAGAAGGTcacggatttgaaaaaagttcatggaacctcggaagaaggaaaagaaaaagaggAAAAACAAAAACTGAAAAACACAAACataagaaagaaagaaagaaagaagaaaagacaTAAAAATATGAAAGATAGCACGCAGTTGGGGATGGCGTGGTAGTTACTCCCACTTGCTATTAAGCAGGAGGTACGCGGTTTGACTCCAAGTACTAGCGTATATTTTTGCGGTGTGATTAACACGGGGGGATctagatgggccggcccagcggaGCAAGGGGTATGTGCCCATTTGCGGATTGTGCTGTATCAGGCGCAGAGGGCACCGAATAGGATCCAGCCTGTATACCCCCTAACGCTCAACCTTTTTTTAGAGAGCTCCTATTGGACGCTCTTTGCGTCAAACTGGCGTCGCCACGCACAGGGGGTTGcctaatgggccggcccattgcgCTCTACCACTGGAAGTAAAAGAAAGCAAAAACGGAGGGAAGAGCGTTGGGAGGAATCAAACCGGCGACCAACAGGTTGGAAGAGCGTGCTCCCAGCCACTCCAGCTAACTAGCATTGTTTGTACTAGAACTGTCCGCACAGAAAATAACTTAGCACAAGGTACAACCGGACTTGACTGTTGTGTCGACCCGGAATTAGTTACTGTAGTGAACAACTTTTTGAACGTACGATTACACAAACAAATTTTCTGAAAACAAACAAATTTTGAATTTCCCAAACATTTTTGGAATTTGTGACATTTCTTCAaagcacgaacattttttgaatcttgagaacaaattttgagacagagaacaaatttggaagcacgaacaattttttaaagcacaaacattttttaaatctcaagaacaaattttgaaacggagaacaaatttggaagcgcaaacaattttttaaagcacgaacattttttgaatcttgagaacaaattttgaaatagAGAACAAATTTGAAAAATCCCGAACAATTTTGGAAGCATGAAATTTTTTTTAAAGCACAAATATTTTTTTGAATCTTGAGAACAAAATTTGTAATAgagaacaattttgaaaaatccCGAACATATTTGGAAGCACGAACATTTTatgaaaacatgaacattttatgaaatccggtACATTTTATGCATTTCGAAAGTTTTGAACTTTTTTGTGTAACGAGAACAATTTTTGAATTTGGGaactttttttttgaaaactgaacattttataaaaatatgaacaaaatttgaatattttgaatttcttttgaagaaaaggaaaaagaaagaaaacaaaaaaaatcaggAACATTTTTCGAAAATTGTGAACAAAATTTTGATAATGTGAAAACTGTAGAAATATGAGCAGTTTTTGACAAAAAGAACATTTTTGAAAATTCTGAACCATCTTTGAACTTTTTGAAAAGcttaaaaaaaaggaaaaaaatatttAAAAAGAAAAAACATAGAAAATGAGAAAAATAAAAGAACAGAATAAGACTGTGAAGAAAAACCAGAAAGAACCAGTAGAAGGAACAAAAGTTTTTTGAAATTTCCGCGAACTGGATTTTCGTTTTGTCGTTGCTTTTAGTTTCTTCAAGTTTAACATTGTTATTCCTACACAGCCGCGAGCCATTTTCGCTGGCTACCGCGGCGTGTAACTCTTCTGGAGATCGTCGGTTTGCGGTTTTTTAATCTCACGAAACGAAACCActcaaatgggccggcccagggtGAGCTGCGTCCTGTGCGAAGCGGCGACTACTTGCCGCAGTAAGCGGCGAATAGGGAATTCCTTTTTTTTAGGGTAGTGGACTTCGAGGTGCGCCTAGCTGAGTGGGCTTCGTGGTTGAGGCCCAGCCGAGTGGGCCTCCTGAAATGGACTTAGGCCATCCTAGGCCTGCTCGGCCAATTCCCTGCCATTGGCGAGACAAGAAAAGAAGAACAGTCTTCCCTCTCGCAACCCATTTGGGTCGCACCAACAGAAAATTTCTGAGTTTgtaaaaaaaaaacagaaaatttctGCAGTCACCTCTCATCTTCGGTTCGTCCCGGATCACGAGTCTCCAAACCCAAACCCCAGAGGCAGGAGGATCCAGCGCGGCGATGGGGGAGGCGGACGCGAGCACCGGCGGCGGGGATCCGCAGAAGCTGAAGCGGATCGCGGCGGGAGCGTACGACTACGAGAACgacgcgcggtgggcggggtacTGGTCCAACGTCCTCGTCCCGCCCCACCTCGCCTCCCGCCCCGACGTCGTCGACCACTTCAAGCGCAAGTTCTACCACAGATACATCgtaagacccccccccccccatacGA
This genomic interval from Triticum urartu cultivar G1812 unplaced genomic scaffold, Tu2.1 TuUngrouped_contig_339, whole genome shotgun sequence contains the following:
- the LOC125527261 gene encoding uncharacterized protein LOC125527261, producing MGEADASTGGGDPQKLKRIAAGAYDYENDARWAGYWSNVLVPPHLASRPDVVDHFKRKFYHRYIDPDLVVEPMSSTSSSQSNRSAASSSSTPS